A window from Jannaschia sp. S6380 encodes these proteins:
- a CDS encoding rod-binding protein: protein MIPTSASINVAAPNATATLSPSRQDALRAQATELEAFLFAEMLRVSGTGSPSPSGGGETQFDSFLRQSQAEAVAASGRTGLAEAIYRSLVRAV from the coding sequence ATGATTCCGACGTCGGCTTCCATCAATGTGGCGGCGCCGAATGCCACGGCCACCCTGTCGCCCTCCCGACAGGACGCCCTGCGCGCGCAGGCCACCGAACTCGAGGCATTTCTCTTCGCGGAGATGTTGCGCGTCTCGGGGACCGGGTCGCCGTCGCCCTCAGGGGGCGGCGAGACGCAGTTCGACAGCTTCCTGCGGCAGTCGCAGGCCGAAGCGGTCGCCGCCAGCGGCCGGACGGGCCTTGCGGAGGCGATCTACCGGTCGCTGGTACGCGCCGTTTGA
- a CDS encoding lytic transglycosylase gives MKRLVQIGCLLLLAACGGGGSEGRAPRNLDDACSILAQRPGYLRAFRAAERKWGVPVHVQMATIYQESKFISDARTPLRYSLGVIPVGRQSSAFGYSQALDATWKEYQLQEGGRRSRRDDIRDATDFMGWYMVQTQRELGISLADARNQYLAYHDGRTGYRRGTYNGKPWLVRIAGEIEGRAEMYRQQLPRCS, from the coding sequence ATGAAACGACTTGTGCAGATCGGCTGTCTGCTTCTTCTGGCCGCGTGCGGCGGGGGTGGCAGTGAGGGGCGTGCCCCGCGGAACCTGGACGACGCCTGTTCCATCCTGGCGCAACGGCCCGGATATCTGCGGGCCTTCAGGGCGGCCGAACGAAAATGGGGCGTGCCCGTCCACGTCCAGATGGCGACCATCTATCAGGAATCGAAGTTCATATCGGATGCGCGAACACCGCTGCGCTATTCCCTGGGCGTGATTCCGGTCGGCCGTCAGAGCAGCGCGTTCGGCTATTCGCAGGCGCTCGATGCGACCTGGAAGGAATATCAACTTCAGGAGGGTGGCCGACGGTCGCGTCGCGACGACATCCGCGACGCCACGGACTTCATGGGCTGGTATATGGTGCAGACGCAGCGCGAACTGGGCATTTCGCTGGCCGACGCGCGCAACCAGTACCTGGCCTATCACGACGGCCGGACCGGGTATCGACGCGGCACTTATAACGGCAAGCCATGGCTCGTCCGTATCGCGGGCGAGATCGAGGGGCGCGCCGAAATGTACCGCCAGCAGCTGCCGCGCTGCAGCTGA